The Syntrophorhabdus sp. genome has a window encoding:
- a CDS encoding sugar phosphate isomerase/epimerase: MHFGVSTYFLTNDGLDGVIDSILAAGIGVVELSYEPPHLFSLDGALTDRVRRLAGDGVGFSMHGPFLEMNLGSYVDEIRRVSRERMLAALRLSARLGADPVVVHPGYSFFRKLKDYDRELKVRFIEDLCTVQEEARSLGVRVALENIFMSYFYFQELDEFAAINEAVPGIGVTLDIGHAYISKCMAKHPDPEGAIIDDVHRMGLKNLFHVHLHNNSGSRDDHDFVEGSIDMARVLKGLSDLGYDGKVVIETLDIERLGFPAVLQKLQQIAP; this comes from the coding sequence ATGCACTTCGGCGTATCCACATATTTCCTCACTAACGACGGTCTCGACGGCGTGATCGACAGCATTCTCGCGGCCGGGATCGGGGTCGTCGAGCTTTCCTATGAGCCTCCCCACCTCTTCTCCCTCGACGGCGCGCTGACGGACAGGGTGCGGCGCCTGGCAGGAGATGGTGTCGGGTTTTCCATGCATGGCCCCTTCCTCGAGATGAACCTGGGAAGTTACGTCGACGAGATACGGCGCGTTTCCAGGGAAAGGATGCTCGCCGCCCTGAGGCTCTCCGCCCGGCTTGGTGCCGACCCGGTCGTGGTCCACCCCGGCTACTCCTTTTTCCGCAAGCTCAAGGATTACGACAGGGAGTTGAAAGTGCGGTTCATCGAGGACCTCTGCACCGTTCAGGAAGAGGCAAGGTCTCTTGGGGTCAGGGTCGCGTTGGAGAACATCTTCATGTCCTACTTTTACTTCCAGGAACTGGACGAGTTTGCCGCCATCAATGAGGCCGTTCCCGGAATAGGTGTCACCCTCGACATCGGCCACGCCTACATATCGAAGTGCATGGCGAAGCATCCCGACCCCGAAGGCGCGATCATCGACGATGTACACCGCATGGGCCTCAAGAACCTCTTTCACGTGCACCTGCACAACAACAGCGGCAGCCGCGACGACCACGACTTCGTAGAAGGTTCGATCGACATGGCAAGGGTCCTGAAGGGCTTGAGCGACCTCGGCTACGACGGCAAGGTTGTCATCGAGACCCTGGACATCGAACGCCTCGGCTTCCCCGCGGTCCTCCAAAAACTGCAACAAATTGCGCCCTGA